One window of the Lysobacter sp. S4-A87 genome contains the following:
- a CDS encoding DEAD/DEAH box helicase, with the protein MPLDAFHPAVAAWFAKAFPAPTPAQVQAWPAIRSGRNTLVAAPTGSGKTLTAFMTAIDGLIRQGLANADGAGLFGTGPTAALPDETVVVYISPLKALSNDIRINLEAPLAGIRAELQAMGLPDVEIRTAVRNGDTPQAERALTRRKPPHILVTTPESLYVLLGSESGRAMLSTVRSVIVDEIHAVAASKRGSHLALSLERLEALAGRGLTRIGLSATQKPIEAVARFLVGAAKPEVDCTIVDIGYTRERDLALELPPTPLSAVMSNDQWDQVYVRLADLVEQHRTTLVFVNTRRMAERAARHLGERLGKDVVAAHHGSLAKELRLDAEQKLKRGELRVLVATASLELGIDIGDVDLVCQLGSPRSIAAFLQRVGRSGHHVGGVPKGRLFPQTRDELVECAALLDSVRRGELDALVMPDAPLDVLAQQIVAEVSCREWDEDALYDWVRRASPYAQLKREDFDAVVRMLAEGFTTRRGIRAGYLHRDAVNRKLRGRKGGRMTALMSGGTIPDTADYAVVVEPESLFIGSVNEDFAIESMAGDIFQLGNASYRILRVEPGKVRVEDAQGAPPSIPFWLGEAPGRSDELSFAVSRLREEVASRLEASLPPEGEAVAVAPPAQVASETWLRDDLGLPAAAAQQVSEYLASTQAALGAMPSQHTLVLERFFDESGGTQLVIHTPHGSRINRAWGLALRKRFCRQFNFELQAAATEDAIVLSLSTSHSFPLEEVSRYLHSSSAGHVLIQALLDAPMFGVRWRWAATTALALPRFVGGKKVPPQLQRMKSEDLLATVFPDQVACAENLVGEREVPDHPLVAQTLHDCLYEAMDVEGWLRLLRAMEAGEVTIVARDLSAPSPFAAEVLNARPYSFLDDAPLEERRTQAVQTRRYADAQSADDLGRLDASAIDAVREEAWPQVRSVDEMHEALMGLGVVTAREVRENGWADWLARLAKDHRATALQRASGAGGKGVGVKAGVAVVVDEGTDLWCAAERLPQLQIVYPQARLHPSLEAPAEFARQTWSREDALIELLRSRLTGLGPTPVQVLADDLSLPRGDVEQTLLRLQSEGYVMQGRFTPGVDADEWCERHLLARIHRYTLRRLRREIEPLAPRDFMRFAFDWQRVGPSVRVQGPEALVGVLSQLEGFEAPASSWESELLPARVSDYSISWLDDLCTSGRTLWTRLRAGSNEANAARGSTPVRSTPIVLLPRRDAATWTRLAPPVGADEALSTRAQRVLDHLAEHGASFFDELVTGAHLLRTELEDALAELVARGRIHCDSYAGLRALLVPASKRPGAQSGRRRRAALFGIEDAGRWALIRRPPGSDKRDPEDVEHIARVLLRRHGVVCWRLLEREATWLPPWRELVRVYHRLEARGEIRGGRFIAGLSGEQFALPEAIGLMRQVRQRPHDGALVCVSAVDPLNLLGTVLTGTKVPRLAGSRIAFRDGIAVATLVSGEVEILVELEPDDARAVRKALLREPDSTFAPVPVAPSPG; encoded by the coding sequence ATGCCCCTGGATGCATTCCACCCCGCCGTTGCCGCCTGGTTCGCCAAGGCATTTCCTGCGCCGACCCCGGCGCAGGTGCAGGCGTGGCCGGCGATCCGCAGCGGGCGCAACACCCTGGTCGCTGCGCCGACCGGTTCAGGCAAGACCCTGACCGCATTCATGACCGCGATCGACGGTCTGATAAGGCAGGGACTGGCCAATGCCGACGGCGCCGGGCTGTTCGGCACCGGGCCGACGGCCGCGTTGCCGGACGAAACCGTGGTCGTCTACATCTCGCCGCTGAAGGCGCTGTCGAACGACATCCGCATCAACCTGGAGGCGCCGCTCGCCGGCATCCGCGCCGAGCTGCAGGCCATGGGCTTGCCCGACGTCGAGATCCGCACCGCCGTGCGCAACGGCGACACACCGCAGGCCGAGCGCGCGCTGACGCGACGCAAGCCGCCGCACATCCTGGTGACCACGCCCGAATCGCTGTACGTGCTGCTGGGCTCCGAATCCGGCCGGGCGATGCTGTCGACGGTGCGCAGCGTGATTGTGGATGAAATCCACGCGGTGGCCGCCAGCAAGCGCGGCAGTCATCTGGCGCTGTCGCTGGAGCGCCTGGAGGCACTGGCTGGCCGTGGGCTCACCCGCATTGGCCTGTCGGCGACGCAGAAGCCGATCGAGGCCGTCGCGCGATTCCTCGTGGGCGCCGCAAAGCCCGAAGTCGACTGCACCATCGTCGATATCGGCTACACCCGCGAACGCGACCTCGCGCTGGAATTGCCGCCGACACCGCTCAGCGCGGTGATGTCCAACGACCAGTGGGACCAGGTCTATGTGCGCCTGGCCGACCTGGTCGAGCAGCACCGCACCACCCTGGTGTTCGTCAACACACGGCGCATGGCCGAGCGTGCCGCACGTCACCTCGGCGAGCGCCTGGGCAAGGACGTCGTCGCCGCGCACCACGGCAGCCTGGCGAAGGAACTGCGCCTGGATGCCGAGCAGAAGCTCAAGCGTGGCGAGCTGCGCGTGCTTGTGGCGACCGCCTCGCTGGAGCTGGGCATCGACATCGGCGATGTCGACCTGGTCTGCCAGCTCGGTTCGCCGCGCTCGATCGCCGCATTCCTGCAGCGCGTCGGTCGCTCCGGCCACCACGTGGGTGGCGTGCCGAAGGGGCGCCTGTTCCCGCAGACGCGCGATGAGCTGGTCGAATGCGCGGCGTTGCTCGACTCGGTACGCCGCGGCGAACTCGATGCACTCGTCATGCCCGATGCGCCGCTCGACGTGCTCGCCCAGCAGATCGTCGCCGAGGTGTCGTGCCGCGAATGGGACGAGGACGCGCTGTACGACTGGGTGCGTCGCGCTTCACCGTACGCGCAGCTCAAGCGCGAAGACTTCGACGCAGTGGTGCGGATGCTGGCCGAAGGCTTCACCACCCGGCGTGGCATCCGTGCCGGCTACCTGCATCGCGATGCGGTCAACCGCAAGCTGCGAGGCCGCAAGGGCGGGCGCATGACCGCGCTGATGTCCGGCGGCACCATCCCCGACACCGCCGACTATGCGGTCGTGGTGGAGCCGGAGTCGTTGTTCATCGGCAGCGTCAACGAAGACTTCGCCATCGAGAGCATGGCCGGCGACATCTTCCAGCTCGGCAATGCCAGCTACCGGATCCTGCGCGTGGAGCCGGGCAAGGTTCGCGTGGAAGACGCCCAGGGCGCGCCGCCGAGCATTCCGTTCTGGTTGGGCGAGGCGCCCGGTCGCAGCGACGAGTTGTCGTTCGCGGTGTCGCGCCTACGCGAGGAAGTGGCTTCGCGGCTAGAAGCGAGCCTTCCACCGGAGGGCGAAGCCGTCGCCGTGGCGCCACCTGCGCAGGTGGCCAGCGAAACCTGGCTTCGCGACGACCTCGGCCTGCCCGCCGCTGCCGCGCAGCAGGTCAGCGAGTACCTGGCCAGCACGCAGGCCGCGCTCGGTGCGATGCCGAGCCAGCACACACTGGTGCTGGAGCGCTTCTTCGACGAAAGCGGCGGCACCCAGCTCGTCATCCACACCCCCCATGGCAGCCGCATCAACCGCGCCTGGGGTCTGGCCCTGCGCAAGCGCTTCTGCCGGCAGTTCAACTTCGAACTGCAGGCGGCCGCGACCGAGGACGCGATCGTGCTGTCGCTGTCGACCAGCCACAGCTTCCCGCTCGAAGAAGTCTCGCGTTACCTGCATTCGTCGTCGGCCGGGCACGTGCTGATCCAGGCCTTGCTCGACGCGCCGATGTTCGGCGTGCGCTGGCGCTGGGCCGCCACGACCGCGCTGGCGCTGCCGCGCTTCGTCGGTGGCAAGAAAGTCCCGCCGCAGTTGCAGCGCATGAAGTCCGAGGACCTGCTGGCGACCGTGTTCCCCGACCAGGTGGCCTGCGCCGAGAACCTCGTCGGTGAGCGCGAAGTGCCCGACCACCCACTGGTTGCGCAGACCTTGCACGACTGCCTGTACGAGGCGATGGATGTCGAAGGCTGGCTGCGCCTGCTGCGGGCGATGGAGGCGGGCGAAGTCACGATCGTCGCCCGCGACCTCAGCGCGCCATCGCCGTTCGCCGCAGAAGTGCTCAACGCGCGCCCGTATTCGTTCCTTGACGATGCACCGCTGGAGGAGCGCCGGACCCAGGCCGTGCAGACCCGTCGTTATGCCGATGCGCAGAGCGCCGACGATCTGGGCCGCCTCGACGCAAGCGCGATAGACGCAGTGCGCGAAGAGGCCTGGCCGCAGGTGCGCAGCGTCGACGAGATGCACGAGGCACTGATGGGCCTGGGCGTGGTGACTGCGCGCGAAGTGCGCGAGAACGGCTGGGCCGACTGGCTCGCACGGCTGGCGAAAGACCACCGCGCCACCGCCCTGCAGCGTGCCTCCGGCGCTGGCGGCAAAGGCGTTGGTGTTAAGGCAGGCGTCGCAGTCGTGGTCGACGAGGGCACCGACCTGTGGTGCGCCGCTGAACGCCTGCCGCAGCTCCAGATCGTGTATCCGCAGGCACGGTTGCACCCGTCCCTCGAGGCACCTGCCGAGTTCGCCCGGCAGACGTGGTCGCGCGAAGACGCCCTGATCGAACTGCTGCGCTCGCGACTGACCGGACTCGGCCCGACGCCGGTGCAGGTGCTGGCCGACGACTTGTCGCTGCCGCGCGGCGATGTCGAGCAGACCCTGTTGCGCCTGCAAAGCGAAGGTTACGTGATGCAGGGCCGCTTCACCCCCGGCGTCGATGCCGACGAGTGGTGCGAGCGCCACCTGCTCGCACGCATCCATCGCTACACGCTGCGGCGCCTGCGCCGCGAGATCGAACCTTTGGCGCCGCGCGACTTCATGCGCTTCGCCTTCGACTGGCAGCGCGTCGGACCGTCGGTCCGTGTCCAGGGCCCGGAGGCGCTGGTGGGCGTGCTGTCGCAGCTCGAGGGTTTCGAGGCGCCGGCATCGTCCTGGGAATCGGAACTGCTGCCGGCACGCGTCAGCGACTACTCCATCTCGTGGCTCGACGACCTGTGCACGTCGGGGCGGACGCTGTGGACGCGCCTGCGTGCCGGCAGCAACGAGGCCAATGCCGCGCGCGGCAGCACGCCGGTCCGCAGCACGCCCATCGTCCTGCTGCCGCGTCGCGATGCCGCGACCTGGACACGACTGGCACCGCCGGTGGGCGCCGACGAAGCGCTGTCCACGCGCGCGCAACGTGTGCTCGACCATCTGGCCGAGCACGGTGCCTCGTTCTTCGACGAACTCGTCACCGGCGCGCACCTGCTGCGCACCGAGCTGGAGGACGCGCTGGCCGAACTGGTCGCGCGCGGCCGCATCCACTGCGACAGCTATGCCGGCCTGCGCGCGCTGCTGGTGCCGGCGTCCAAGCGTCCCGGCGCGCAGAGCGGGCGTCGCCGGCGCGCGGCGCTGTTCGGGATCGAGGATGCCGGCCGCTGGGCGCTGATCCGTCGCCCTCCGGGCAGCGACAAGCGCGACCCGGAGGATGTCGAGCACATCGCGCGGGTGCTCCTGCGTCGCCACGGCGTCGTCTGCTGGCGCCTGCTCGAACGCGAGGCGACGTGGCTGCCGCCGTGGCGCGAGCTGGTGCGTGTCTACCACCGGCTGGAAGCGCGCGGCGAGATTCGCGGCGGCCGTTTCATCGCCGGCCTGTCGGGCGAGCAATTCGCGCTGCCCGAGGCCATCGGGCTGATGCGCCAGGTTCGCCAGCGACCGCACGACGGCGCGCTGGTATGCGTGTCGGCGGTCGATCCGCTGAACCTGCTCGGCACCGTGCTCACTGGAACCAAGGTGCCGCGCCTGGCCGGTTCGCGCATTGCGTTCCGCGACGGCATTGCCGTGGCCACGCTGGTGTCGGGCGAGGTCGAGATTCTGGTGGAGCTGGAGCCGGACGATGCCCGCGCCGTGCGCAAGGCATTGCTGCGTGAGCCGGACTCGACGTTCGCACCGGTGCCGGTGGCTCCTTCGCCAGGGTGA
- a CDS encoding glycerophosphodiester phosphodiesterase family protein, with protein MPALRPKLARFLAIAGLLVLGTACATAVAKDAGAPDARTVSTPDRNYRPDHRADHQGLIVIGHRGASGYRPEHTLESYRLAIRQGADFIEPDLVATRDGVLVARHENEIAGTTDVANHPEFAARRTTKVVDGVTMTGWFTEDFTLAELKTLRAKERIPAIRPANTRFDGMYTIPTLAEVIALVKRESRNGRKVGIYPETKHPTYFAREGKRLDGRPVAISLGAKLVETLVAEGFTDPRRIYVQSFEVENLIELKKKLMPAAGIDLPLVQLYDDFNDARPYDVVYNASHGGDMSALYGGLIGQVEGGLSTATRYGALATEPVLQWMKANYARGVGPWKGNLLPRQPLAPPVDANGDGKAELAGQGTGLVHPMLGWALKAGLQVHPYTLRAEETYLAQTPGGVTQSVVAEAMQLYGLGAQGFFIDQPDQGVLAREMFLELSRVAP; from the coding sequence ATGCCTGCACTGCGCCCCAAGCTTGCCCGTTTCCTCGCGATTGCCGGACTGCTCGTGCTCGGCACCGCCTGCGCCACCGCGGTTGCCAAGGATGCCGGCGCACCCGATGCTCGCACCGTGAGCACCCCCGACCGCAACTACCGACCTGATCACCGAGCTGATCATCAGGGCCTGATCGTCATCGGCCACCGCGGCGCCAGCGGCTATCGCCCGGAGCACACGCTGGAGTCCTATCGCCTGGCGATTCGCCAGGGCGCCGATTTCATCGAGCCGGATCTGGTCGCCACCCGCGACGGCGTGCTGGTCGCGCGCCACGAGAACGAGATCGCCGGCACCACCGACGTGGCCAACCACCCCGAGTTCGCGGCTCGCCGCACCACCAAGGTCGTCGATGGCGTCACGATGACCGGCTGGTTCACCGAGGACTTCACGCTAGCCGAGTTGAAGACATTGCGGGCGAAGGAGCGGATCCCGGCGATCCGCCCGGCCAACACGCGCTTCGACGGCATGTACACGATCCCGACCCTGGCCGAAGTCATCGCGCTGGTGAAGCGCGAGAGCCGCAATGGCCGCAAGGTCGGCATCTATCCCGAAACCAAGCATCCGACCTACTTCGCACGCGAGGGCAAGCGGCTCGACGGCCGTCCTGTTGCCATCTCGCTGGGCGCGAAACTGGTCGAGACGCTGGTGGCGGAGGGGTTCACCGACCCCAGGCGCATCTACGTGCAGAGCTTCGAGGTCGAGAACCTGATCGAACTGAAGAAGAAGCTGATGCCGGCTGCCGGCATCGATCTGCCACTGGTGCAGCTGTACGACGATTTCAACGACGCGCGCCCCTACGACGTGGTCTACAACGCGAGCCACGGTGGCGACATGAGCGCCCTCTACGGCGGGCTGATTGGTCAGGTCGAAGGTGGGCTGTCGACGGCAACGCGCTACGGCGCGCTGGCCACCGAGCCGGTGCTGCAGTGGATGAAGGCCAACTACGCCAGGGGCGTCGGCCCGTGGAAGGGCAACCTGCTGCCGCGGCAGCCGCTCGCGCCGCCGGTCGATGCCAACGGCGACGGCAAGGCCGAACTGGCCGGGCAGGGCACCGGCCTGGTTCATCCGATGCTGGGCTGGGCGTTGAAGGCGGGCTTGCAGGTGCACCCGTACACGCTGCGGGCCGAGGAAACGTACCTGGCGCAGACGCCTGGCGGCGTCACGCAATCGGTCGTGGCCGAGGCGATGCAGCTGTATGGACTGGGCGCACAGGGCTTCTTCATCGACCAGCCCGACCAGGGCGTGCTGGCGCGCGAGATGTTCCTCGAACTCAGCCGGGTTGCGCCGTAG
- a CDS encoding M3 family metallopeptidase: MKHPLALALAVALSATAPTYAKTPKADTSVSAQAPTPNSVNPFFSDSPLPLHYPQFDKIKDADFAPAFDAGMAEQLKEIDAIANNTAKPTFDNTIIAMEKSGRTLTRSTTVFFNLVGTDTNPTREKLQATYAPKFSAHRDAINLNAKLFARVKALYDTRTTLGLDAQGVRLIERYYTDFVRSGANLSEADKTRTKAINSELAALGTKFSQNVLAEVNASAIVVDTKEELDGLTDEQIASAAEAAKARKLDGKYVIALLNTTGQPPEASLTNRAVRERLHKASIARGSRGNEYDNTAIVSQVTKLRAERAKIMGYPNYAAYVLEDETAKSPEAVNKMLGQLAPAAVANAEREGADLQAMIDKEQKAKGQPTFKLEPWDWSFYTEKVRQEKYAFDESQLKPYFEMKNVLENGVFYAAGQLYGLKFKQRTDLPKYHADTWVYDVFNEDGSQLAIFIFDPYARSSKRGGAWMNSYVDQSGMTGFKPVVANHLNIPKPSEGKPTLMTWDEVTTAFHEFGHALHGMFSNVEYPYFSGTSVPRDFVEYPSQVNEMWADWPSILANYAKHYQTGAAMPKELLDKVLASSKFNQGFATTEYLGSAMLDQNWHQATASQLPAANGVMGFEATALKKDGVNFYAVPPRYRTPYFSHIMGGYAAGYYAYIWSEVLDANSVEWFKENGGLSRKNGDHFRQSLLSQGGSVDALQLFRNFAGHDPKIEPLLEKRGLTATSGSEATGKAAKK; the protein is encoded by the coding sequence ATGAAGCACCCTCTCGCGCTGGCCCTGGCCGTGGCATTGAGCGCAACCGCCCCCACCTATGCCAAGACCCCCAAGGCAGATACGTCCGTGAGCGCGCAAGCCCCGACGCCCAACAGCGTGAACCCGTTCTTCAGCGACAGCCCGCTGCCGCTGCACTACCCGCAGTTCGACAAGATCAAGGACGCCGACTTCGCGCCCGCCTTCGACGCCGGCATGGCCGAGCAGTTGAAGGAGATCGATGCGATCGCCAACAACACGGCGAAGCCGACCTTCGACAACACCATCATCGCGATGGAAAAGTCCGGTCGCACCCTGACCCGCTCCACCACGGTGTTCTTCAACCTGGTCGGCACCGACACCAATCCGACCCGCGAGAAGCTGCAGGCGACCTACGCGCCGAAGTTCTCCGCGCACCGTGACGCGATCAACCTCAACGCCAAGCTCTTTGCGCGTGTGAAGGCGCTGTACGACACCCGCACCACCCTCGGCCTCGACGCCCAGGGCGTGCGCCTGATCGAGCGCTACTACACCGACTTCGTCCGTTCCGGCGCCAACCTGTCGGAAGCCGACAAGACCCGCACCAAGGCGATCAATTCCGAGCTGGCCGCGCTGGGCACCAAGTTCAGCCAGAACGTGCTGGCCGAAGTGAATGCGTCAGCTATCGTCGTCGACACCAAGGAAGAGCTCGACGGCCTGACCGACGAGCAGATCGCCTCCGCCGCCGAAGCGGCCAAGGCGCGCAAGCTCGACGGCAAGTACGTCATCGCCCTGCTCAACACCACCGGCCAGCCGCCGGAGGCATCGCTGACCAACCGTGCCGTGCGCGAGCGCCTGCACAAGGCCTCGATCGCCCGCGGCAGCCGCGGCAACGAGTACGACAACACCGCCATCGTGTCCCAGGTCACCAAGCTGCGCGCCGAACGCGCCAAGATCATGGGTTACCCGAACTACGCGGCCTACGTGCTTGAAGACGAGACCGCCAAGTCGCCCGAGGCAGTCAACAAGATGCTCGGCCAGCTCGCCCCGGCTGCCGTCGCCAACGCCGAGCGCGAGGGTGCCGACCTGCAGGCGATGATCGACAAGGAACAGAAGGCCAAGGGCCAGCCGACCTTCAAGCTGGAGCCGTGGGACTGGTCGTTCTACACCGAGAAGGTGCGCCAGGAGAAGTACGCGTTTGACGAGTCGCAGCTCAAGCCGTACTTCGAGATGAAGAACGTTCTGGAGAACGGCGTGTTCTACGCTGCGGGCCAGCTGTACGGCCTGAAGTTCAAGCAGCGCACCGACCTGCCCAAGTACCACGCCGACACCTGGGTGTACGACGTGTTCAACGAGGACGGTTCGCAGCTGGCGATCTTCATCTTCGATCCGTACGCGCGCTCGTCCAAGCGTGGCGGTGCGTGGATGAACTCGTACGTCGACCAGTCCGGCATGACCGGCTTCAAGCCGGTGGTGGCCAACCACCTGAACATCCCCAAGCCGTCGGAAGGCAAGCCGACGCTGATGACCTGGGATGAGGTGACCACGGCGTTCCACGAGTTCGGCCATGCGCTGCACGGCATGTTCTCGAACGTCGAGTACCCCTACTTCTCCGGCACCAGCGTGCCGCGCGACTTCGTCGAGTACCCCTCGCAGGTCAACGAGATGTGGGCTGACTGGCCGTCGATCCTGGCCAATTACGCCAAGCACTACCAGACTGGCGCGGCGATGCCGAAGGAACTGCTCGACAAGGTCCTGGCCAGCTCGAAGTTCAACCAGGGCTTCGCCACGACCGAGTACCTGGGTTCGGCGATGCTCGACCAGAACTGGCACCAGGCGACGGCGTCGCAGCTTCCGGCTGCAAACGGCGTGATGGGCTTTGAGGCCACGGCGCTGAAGAAGGACGGTGTCAATTTCTACGCGGTGCCGCCGCGTTACCGTACGCCGTACTTCAGCCACATCATGGGTGGCTACGCGGCTGGCTACTACGCGTACATCTGGTCGGAAGTGCTGGACGCGAACTCGGTGGAGTGGTTCAAGGAAAATGGCGGTCTGTCGCGCAAGAACGGCGACCATTTCCGCCAGTCGCTGCTGTCGCAGGGCGGCAGCGTCGATGCGCTGCAGCTGTTCCGCAACTTCGCCGGCCACGATCCGAAGATCGAGCCGCTGCTGGAGAAGCGTGGCCTGACCGCGACTTCGGGTTCCGAGGCGACCGGCAAGGCTGCCAAGAAGTAA
- a CDS encoding amidohydrolase family protein gives MNPTRLALTRTLVLGLGLVGLSASVLAAETVRYVALVDGGKQAGQQVVTHRDDGSYAVDFIFKDNGRGPELKEEYTLAADGTYTRYRVQGTSTFGAAIDETFSRNGDQAEWKSKSDDGRQTVSGTALYSPLGGSPASFSVAMAALAKRADGKLPLIPSGTLTSRKVADAQVQCGATQRPVQLVAVTGVGLTPTFAWATTDASPRLFAYIYPGFLQLIEDGCQGGADALEARQKQAEAEALVDLAKRLGHPLAGATLIRNARVFDSEHARLGEPSDVLVKDGKIVSVTAAGKGGKGGKGGKVDAANIIDAGGKVLLPGLFDMHGHVGRWDGGLNLAAGVTTVRDMGNDNATLQQMLGEIKDGTLMSPDVVPAGFIEGESKYSARNGFVVKNLDDAKKAVDWYAQHGYPQIKIYNSFPKDILKDTVAYAHSKGMRVSGHVPAFLRAQDVVDDGFDEIQHINQLMLNFFVDDKTDTRTLARFYLPAEKTDGLDLDSKPVQDFIQTLASKQVVIDPTLATFEFLHQRNGEMSPIVADVADHLPPDIQRGRRAAEMNIPDDATAQRYNRSYAKMVEFVGRAYKAGVPMVAGTDEMVGFTLQHELELYVQAGLTPSQALQVATWNGAKYTRTLAERGSVAPGKRSDIVLIDGDPTVNIADIRNVALVIKGSTAYYPSEIHEALGIKPFVPAVKVSAAP, from the coding sequence ATGAACCCGACCCGCCTCGCACTGACCCGAACCCTCGTCCTTGGCCTTGGTCTCGTCGGGCTCAGCGCCTCGGTCCTCGCCGCGGAGACCGTCCGCTACGTCGCCCTGGTCGACGGTGGCAAGCAGGCCGGCCAGCAGGTCGTGACCCACCGTGACGACGGCAGCTACGCCGTCGACTTCATCTTCAAGGACAACGGCCGCGGCCCGGAACTGAAGGAGGAGTACACCCTGGCCGCGGACGGTACCTACACCCGCTACCGAGTCCAGGGCACGTCGACCTTCGGTGCGGCGATCGACGAGACGTTCAGTCGCAACGGCGACCAGGCGGAGTGGAAGTCGAAATCCGACGACGGCCGCCAGACGGTGTCCGGCACCGCGTTGTACTCGCCGCTCGGCGGCTCGCCGGCCAGCTTCTCGGTGGCCATGGCGGCCCTGGCCAAGCGCGCCGACGGCAAGCTGCCGCTGATCCCGAGCGGCACCCTGACCTCGCGCAAGGTCGCCGATGCCCAGGTCCAGTGCGGCGCGACGCAGCGCCCGGTGCAGCTGGTCGCCGTCACCGGCGTCGGCCTGACGCCGACGTTCGCGTGGGCAACCACCGATGCGAGCCCGCGCCTGTTCGCCTACATCTATCCGGGCTTCCTGCAGTTGATCGAAGACGGCTGCCAGGGCGGCGCCGACGCGCTCGAGGCCCGGCAGAAGCAGGCCGAGGCCGAAGCGCTGGTCGACCTCGCCAAGCGCCTGGGCCATCCGCTTGCCGGCGCCACGCTGATCCGCAATGCGCGGGTCTTCGACAGCGAGCACGCGCGCCTGGGCGAGCCCAGCGATGTGCTGGTGAAGGACGGCAAGATCGTTTCGGTGACGGCGGCCGGCAAGGGCGGCAAGGGTGGCAAGGGTGGCAAGGTCGACGCCGCCAACATCATCGACGCCGGCGGCAAGGTGTTGCTGCCGGGCCTGTTCGACATGCATGGCCACGTCGGCCGCTGGGACGGCGGGCTCAACCTCGCAGCGGGCGTCACCACCGTGCGCGACATGGGCAACGACAACGCCACGCTGCAGCAGATGCTCGGCGAGATCAAGGACGGCACGCTGATGTCGCCGGACGTGGTTCCCGCCGGTTTCATCGAAGGCGAGAGCAAGTACTCCGCGCGCAACGGTTTCGTGGTGAAGAACCTCGACGATGCGAAGAAGGCGGTCGACTGGTACGCCCAGCACGGCTACCCGCAGATCAAGATCTACAACTCCTTCCCCAAGGACATCCTCAAGGACACGGTGGCCTACGCCCATTCCAAGGGCATGCGCGTCAGCGGCCACGTGCCGGCATTCCTGCGCGCGCAGGACGTCGTCGACGACGGTTTCGACGAGATCCAGCACATCAACCAGCTGATGCTGAACTTCTTCGTCGACGACAAGACCGATACGCGCACGCTGGCGCGGTTCTACCTGCCCGCTGAAAAGACCGATGGCCTGGACCTGGACAGCAAGCCGGTGCAGGACTTCATCCAGACGCTGGCATCCAAGCAGGTGGTGATCGACCCGACCCTGGCCACGTTCGAGTTCCTGCACCAGCGCAACGGCGAGATGTCGCCGATCGTGGCCGACGTCGCCGACCACCTGCCGCCGGACATCCAGCGCGGCCGCCGCGCCGCCGAGATGAACATCCCCGACGACGCCACCGCCCAGCGCTACAACCGCTCCTACGCCAAGATGGTCGAATTCGTCGGTCGCGCCTACAAGGCCGGCGTGCCGATGGTGGCCGGCACCGACGAGATGGTCGGCTTCACCCTGCAGCACGAGCTGGAGCTGTATGTGCAGGCCGGCCTGACCCCCTCCCAGGCCCTGCAGGTGGCCACCTGGAACGGCGCCAAGTACACCCGCACGCTGGCCGAGCGGGGCTCGGTGGCGCCGGGCAAGCGTTCCGACATCGTGCTTATCGACGGCGATCCGACGGTCAACATCGCCGATATTCGCAATGTGGCGCTGGTGATCAAGGGCTCCACGGCGTATTACCCCAGCGAGATCCATGAGGCGCTGGGGATCAAGCCGTTCGTACCGGCGGTGAAGGTCAGCGCGGCGCCCTGA